Below is a genomic region from Spartinivicinus poritis.
GTCAGCCATATGCCTAGCATTGTTGAGGCCAGAAATGCCGGGGTTAAGCGAATTCTAACCAAGCCTATTGCTCACTACACCCTAGAGAGCGCACTAAAAGAAGAGCTGGCCAAATTTCAACCTCAGTCCAGCACAATGGCAAAAGACTTTTTAACCCAACAAGAACTGCCACAAAACTTAAAAGTACTGGTGGTTGAGGATAACCCCACCAGTGCAAAAGTCATCAAAGGAATGCTTGCCAAGTTGAGTGTAACCCCAGAGATAGCTGCGAATGGTAATGAAGCAGTTGAAGTGTTCAAGAGTAAGCGCTTTCAGATTGTTTTTATGGACTGTGAAATGCCTATTATGGATGGCTTTGAGGCGACTGAGCGGATTCGCCAATGGGAACAGCAGCAAAGCCTATCCCCTACGCCCATTATTGCACTCAGTGCCCATGGAATTCAGGATCAAAAGCAGCGAATCGCTGCGGTAGGCATGAACGGGCAGTTAACCAAACCCCTTGAGCTGGCAGCACTTCATGAAGTACTCCAGGTTTGGGCACTACCCACAGCCGAGCCTGTAGTCGAAAGCTAACCTCTTTCCTTATCACACATCAAATGACTCAATAATCTGCCGTTCTTGATCACTTAAGGCTACTTGCCGGAATTGATCAATCGCTGCAGCAGTGACAGTAGTTGCTGGTTCTTCCACTGTGGTAGCTGCTGCAGTAGCATTATTAGGCTGCTCTGCAGCTACTTCATTAGCAGGTGGGTTAAGGTTTGGGTTAGCAATTGTTACCCCTCCTGCTTGAGCATTTACTTCACTGGCAACAGTTATGTCGTTTTCTGCATCTGCCCCCACATTGACAGTTTGATCAGCTGAGCTTGCCTGATTTTGCTGAGCTTGATTAACTACCTGCTCACTTTCCTCATCAGCATCAGGAATCACTTCCCGAATATCAATAGCTAATACCACTTCATTGGTTATTTCATTATTAGCTGGTTGATTTAAAGATGCTTGGGGTTGACTAACCACTGTCGACTGAACACTTCCATTGGTAGCCGCAGGTTGATTAGTGGGGGTGTTTTCAGCAGTTGTGTTTTGTGGGTTACCAGCTGCTTGCTGGGTAGGTTGCTGCACTGTTTGTGCTTGCTGTGTTTGTGCAGTCGTTTGCTCAGGAGCCTGCGCAGGCTGCCTTGCTTCAGTATTATTATTAGGTAAGGCACTGACATCCCTCTCTGCCACACGAGCCTGAGGCTCATTATTCAAACTAACAGTGACAGGCCTTGATTCAATCGCGCTCGTTTGTGCACTTGGGGGTGGTTCTGAAAGGGTTAGTGGCTGAGTGGCTAAACTGGCTTGAGAAGCAAGTGTATTACGTGCCTCACGGCTGATCTGTACTTCTACCCCAACAGGCTGCTGGGTTCTAGCTTCTCGTTGCTGTTGCTCTTGGTTTAATTCAGGGCGTTGTGCCACTCTATTAGATACAACCGCTAAAGTATGACTCACTTCCATCGTCTGAACCACCATTAACCTTGGCTAATACCCCTTTTATAGCATATCTGCTCAGCATCTTTTAATGATGGTTAGATGGTTTATTAATAACCATTATGGCTTTATGGTCTATTCAAACCCCTCATAAGCACCTGGAGCCAAGTTTTCAAAACGAGTGTACTTGCCAATAAAGGCCAGTTTAACAGCTCCGATAGGGCCATTCCGTTGCTTACCAATAATGATTTCTGCCACCCCTTTCTGTTCAGTGTCAGGGTTATAAACTTCATCTCGGTAAACAAACATGATTACGTCAGCATCCTGCTCAATCGCTCCAGATTCCCGCAAGTCAGAGTTAACCGGACGTTTGTTAGGTCGCTGCTCAAGACTCCGGTTAAGCTGGGAAAGCGCAACAACTGGGGTATTAAACTCTTTTGCCAGTGCTTTTAGGGAGCGCGAGATTTCTGATATTTCATTAGTTCGGCCTTCGTTATTACCAGGCACTTGCATCAGTTGCAGGTAGTCCACCATGACTAAGCCAATATCTCCATGCTCTCGAACAATCCGGCGTGCTCTTGAGCGCATTTCGGTTGGACTGATACCGGCCGTATCATCTACAAACAGTTTTTTTTCATTGATCATGTTGACCGCTGCCGCAAGCTTTGGCCAATCATCTTCTTCCAGTTTACCGGTCCGAACCTTGGTTTGATCTATTCTCCCAAGTGACGATAACATCCGCATCATCAACTGCTCTGCAGGCATCTCCAAGCTAAAGACCAGTACAGCTTTATCAGAGTTGAGTAGCGCGTTTTCTACCAGGTTCATGGCAAAGGTTGTCTTACCCATCGAAGGACGCCCTGCCACAATCACCATATCTGATGGCTGCAACCCTGCTGTCATGTCATCAAGGTCATTAAAGCCGGTGGTGATACCTGTTAAGCTATCACCGGCATTGAATAATTCATCAATTCTATCAATGGCTTTATTCAGCAGCTCTTTTACACCAACAGGCCCACCATCTTTGGGTCTGTCTTCAGCAATCTGAAAAACTTCACGCTCAGCCTCATCAAGAATTTCACTACTGGAGCTACCATTAGGGTTATAAGCTCGATCAGCAATCCCTTGGCTTACTTTGATCAGCCGCCGTAAGATGGACCGTTCATACACAATGTCAGCGTAAGCACGAATATTTGCTGTACTGGGCGTGTTTTGTGCCAGATCGGTTAAATAAGCTAAGCCTCCACTTCCTTCCAACTGGTCAAGCTGAGTTAGCTCTTCAACAATGGTAACTGGGTCAAAGGGTTTTCCAGCGGCTACTGAGCTGGCAATAATTCGAAAAATATCTCGATGCGGGCGGTGATAAAAATCAGCAGAAGTAATTCGATCAGATACTGAATCCCAGGCATTATTGTCTAATAACAAACCACCAATGACAGACTGTTCAGCCTCCATAGAATGAGGAGACTCCCGTAATGACAGGGCTGTCTGTTCAGCTTGTTCAGTTTCTAAAGTGGGGCCTTGATCCATTGCCTACATTACCTGTTCGGCTAGGTATTCAATACAGGTCATCAATCCATACACTACTTACAATTTACTCATACACTATAAGCAGTATAGTTAGATCGATTTATAGAAAAATGCTTATAACACAGAATAAAAAGCACCCGCAATTACAAGCATTGCGAGTGCTTTTTACAGACTGAGTAAATAATTTAATTACTCAGCTTCTACAGTCACTTTCAGGGTTGCATCGACGTCAGTGTGCAGATGAATATTTACATCAAACTCACCGATGTGACGCAGAGGCCCTTCAGGTAAACGAATCTCACTCTTACTGACTTCAACACCTGCAGCAGAAATTGCTTCAGCCAAGTCACGAGTACCGATAGATCCAAATAGTTTACCTTCATCACCTGCTTTAGCAGTTAAAGTAAGCTCAAGCTCACCAATAACTTCTGCGCGTTTTTGCGCAGCTGCTAAGTTTTCTGCAGCAGCTTTTTCCAGCTCAGCACGACGAGCTTCAAACTCAGCTACATTCGATTTAGTAGCAGGAACAGCCTTATTGAAAGGGATCAGAAAGTTACGGCCATAGCCAGGCTTTACTGAAACCTTGTCTCCTAAATTGCCAAGGTTGGCAATTTTCTCTAACAAAATCACTTCCATCTTGCTTACCTCAAGATATTTTCCCACATAGACTAGCCTACTGGCTTATTCAGCCGACCACGAAAGTCAATAAAGCTATCTAAGAGGGCAACTAAAACCGTCAAAAAGAACATAATTGGGGCGAGTAAGATTTGCGCTGCATAAAATATTGCTAAGCCTAGAGTATTATTGCCTTTAGCCACAATAATGGAATGACACATTGCTAGACCAGCAAAGAATAGTGGTGTTAAAACAATTGGCAGTGTAGCTGCAAAACCAATCCCTACATTTACCCCTAAAAAAAACAATATCAATATTGTTATTGCTACCCTAGGAGGGAAACGCAGGTTAAATAGCTCTTTATAGAACCCACCAGGTACATAAAGTACTGATTGCCACCACCGAGCGAGCATCAGTGCTACCACTGATAATAATAAACACCTGCTAGCTTTCGAGCCGGCTGCTGCTGGCAGTAAAAACTCTTTGACATAGCCAACAACTTGTTCACCACTAGGCTCATTTGATAGCTGCTGATAAAAGCCTGCCTGAGTTAACGCCTGATGAAGCTGCCCAGCGACTGCTTTTAAGACATCAGGCTGAAATATCAACAGCGCTAACATCATGACTAAACCAACCAAAATACTGGTTAGCAAAGCCACCTGCCAGGATATTGATTTTCTTAATACCAGAGCTAAAACACTCGCGCCCAGAATAGTCATGACTGGGCTAATATCATGCTGAAAGGCTACCAGCCCTATTGCTGGCACCAGCCCCCAGGCTAATACCATACTACCGGCCTGCCAGCCTCGGCGTAAAATTACCAGGGCTACCGTAGCAGCGCTTAACCAATATGCAAAAGGCACTATAGCAGCTACAGCGGCTACACCCGCTGCATGCCTAGGGCTACGCATAATGAGTTCAGCTAAGCCTCGCATTATATTCCCTTTATACTCAACAACCGTCGCCGACTACTGATTAGTGACGATCAGTGTATGGTAGTAATGCGATATAACGCGCACGCTTGACAGCTGTTGCCAACTGGCGCTGATACTTCGCTTTAGTACCTGTAATCCGGCTTGGGACGATCTTGCCAGTTTCAGAAACATAGGCCTTCAGGGTATTGGTATCTTTGTAATCGATTTCCTTTACGCCTTCAGCGGTAAAGCGACAAAACTTTCTGCGACGAAAAAAACGTGCCATAGCAACGTCTCCTATTAAGTGTTAGGAAAAACCCAAATGAATTAATCTTCCGCTTGATCAGCTTCTTCAATATCAGCTTTTGCTTGATCATCACGACGCTGCTCACGAGTATCTTCTGGCTTCATAATAATTGAAGGCTCAGTGATAGCTTCGTTACGACGAACCACCATATGGCGAATAACTGCATCGTTGAAACGGAAAGAGTTTTGCAATTCATCTAGTGCTTCATTGCCGCACTCAACGTTCATCATCACATAGTGTGCTTTATGAACTTTCTGAATTGGGTAAGCAAGCTGGCGACGTCCCCAATCTTCTAAACGATGGATCTTACCTTCACCCTGTTCAATCAGCTTGGTATAGCGATCGACCATGGCGCCAACTTGTTCACTTTGATCAGGGTGAACGAGAAATACAATTTCATAATGACGCATAGCATCTCCTTTCGGATTAATAGCCTTCTGCTCAAGCTAACAGCACTATTGCTATTAACTGCAGTAAGGCAAGGAGCTAAGAGGGTTGTTTAACAACACTGCCTGACAGTGTATTAAGACAACTTCATTGACTAGCCAGAAAGTCAATTAGATTTATTTCTGGCTTAAGGGTACCTCTAAGTGAACCGCGCATTCTAGTGAAGCCGGCTCAAACTTGCAAGCACCTACAAGCTTAGCTTGAATTTGCAACCTTGATTATCTAGCAAACCTGATTAATAGGCTTTCCTGATAAAAAAGCAGCCAGGTTTTCACCCGCCATATTCACCAAGGTCTGTCTCGCCGCTTGAGTTCCCCAAGCGTTGTGAGGTGTAATATAAAGGTTAGGAATACTGGACTGAAATAAGGGATGATCAACAGGTGGAGGCTCTTCGCTCACCACATCCAGTGCAGCACCACCCAGCCACCCAGCGTGTAAGGCATCAACCAGCGCTTGCTCTTCAATGAGTCCGCCTCTCGCAGTATTTATTAGCAGTGCACCAGGTTTAACTAGACGCAAAGTATGGCGGTTAAATAAATGCTCTGTTTGCTCAGACAAAGGACAGTGCAAGGAAATAACATCAGCTTGCGGTAACGCAGCTTCAAAAGGCAAGCGCTCAACTCCCTGAACTGACTGACTTTGATGCCCTTCAAAGGTTGCTGCAATTACCTTCATTCCCAGCGCTTTAACCAGTTTAGCCACAGCCTGCCCCAACTCACCCAAACCAACAATAAGACAGGTTTTACCAGCCAGCTCTAGTATAGGTTGATTTAATAGACAGAAGTGTTCGCTTTGCTGCCACTGCCCCTGCTTAACGGCAGCTAAGTAATCTGGCTGACGGGTAGCCAGATTAAGAATTAAGCCTAAAGTATGTTGGGCAACACTATGAGTACCATACCCTCGAACATTGCTCACCACTATCTGGCGAGCTTTAGCTGTTGCTAAATCAACATTATTTGTGCCTGTTGCTAATACACCAATATATTTAATTTGCGGATTTTCAACTAAAACCGCTTCAGTCATAGCCACTTTATTAGTTAATACTATTTCTGCACCAACCAACCTTTCATTTAATTGCTGAGCTGTCGTTTGGCCATAACTCTGCCACTCCTCCAGCTGTCGTGTAATTGGCTGCAAATTGAGATCATCCGGTGCTAATGAAGCGACATCAAGAATAATCCCTTTCATAAAAGCTACTCCACAGTTGGTTTTTGCTTTAATTGACGCTGGCGAACTGCCTCAAATAAACACACCCCAGTGGCAACAGATACATTTAAGCTGGAAACTGTACCAGCCATCGGGATATTAACTAAATAGTCACAATGTTCTCTGGTCAGGCGACGCATACCTTTGCCCTCTGCTCCCATGACTAAGGCAATTGAACCACCTAGCTCAATATCATAAACCGTTTGCTCTGATTCTCCTGCGGTGCCCACAATCCAAATGCCTAACTCTTGGATTTGCTTAAGTGTACGCGCCAAATTAGTCACAGAAAATAATGGTATGGCTTCTGCCGCACCACAGGCCACTTTTCTAACCGTAGTATTTAACCCAGCTGATTTATCTTTGGGGATAATAACTGCATCAACGCCTGCTGCATCAGCTGTTCTTAAGCAGGCCCCTAAATTATGGGGATCAGTTACCCCATCAAGGATTAGCAACAAGGGATCATGGGATAAACCTTGTAAAAAGCTTGTTAGCTCTTTTTCTCCTGCTGCAGTGATCGGTTTGACTTTTGCCAACACACCTTGATGCACTCCAGCAATATCTCTAAAAAATGTCTTATCGGGATAGCTGACTCGAACTCCATACTGATGAGCCAACTCCGTCAATTTAACCAGGCGGTCTGGTAGTTTTTTCGCTTGCTGAACATTCAACTCAATCACTTGCTCAGGGTGCTGTTCTAATAATGCTTGAACCGCATGCACCCCTATAACCCAATCTGGTTTTGACATATGTTTACTATCAGTTACTAAAAAAACAATTTATGCTGTTTAACCCAAGTTTCAACTTACAGACTTTCGTTTAGCTGGCCGCTTTCTTGGTGTTTTTGCTCCACTGTTAGGAGTTACTGCCTGACCAAGTGTCTCTTGATTAGAAGACTTCTTGTTTTTATGTTTAGGCTTATTTTTCCTTTTCACATTTTTTTCTGAGTCAGCTTTGACAGCTTTTCGCTTTTTTTTACCTGACTGCGCCTTTTCTGCTGAGCCTCTAGAGAGAGATTTTCTTTTAGTTGTTTTTTTTCTCGATTTATCTGCTGACTTAGCTTCTTTTCTTTTTCCTTTATGCTTTCCTTTGCGTTTGGAAGGAGTAAACTCAGCCACTTCAAAATCAATTTTCTTGTCGTCTAAATTAACGCGAGCAACAGTAACAGTAATCGGATCTCCCAAACGATAAGTCACGCCAGTGCGCTCACCCCGCAAACGTTGATGAGCAGGATCAAAATGATAATAATCTCCTGGCAGATTACTAATATGCACTAACCCTTCAATATAAAAATCAGTCAGCTCAACAAAAATACCAAACCCAGTTACTGCTGAGATTACTCCAGAGTAGGTTTCACCAATATGACCCTGAATAAACTCACATTTTAACCAATCAACAACGTCACGAGTTGCATCATCTGCACGCCTTTCTGTCATTGAGCAATGCTCACCCAGTGCCATCATATCCGCTGGCTGGTATGGGAGAATATTTTTCTTGGCTATCACCCGAGCACCCTTTGCTCGTTTCACATTCACCGATTCTTTATTGCTACGAATAACATGACGAATGGCCCTGTGAACCAGCAAGTCAGGGTAACGACGAATAGGTGAGGTAAAATGGGTATAGGCCTTATAAGCTAAACCAAAATGTCCTTTATTTTCTGGCTGATAAACAGCCTGACTTAATGAACGTAATAACATGGTTTGAATAATATGAGCATCTGGCCGATCAGCTATTTGCCCCATTAAATCCTGGTAGTCAGCAGGCTTTGGCTTATTCGACTTTAGGGTCAATCCCAACTCGCCTAAAAAGCTCTTTAAATTAAGCAGCTTTTCTGACTTTGGCCCTTCATGTACTCGATATAATGCTGGCAACTGATGTTTTTCCAAAAACCGCGCAGTGGCAACATTAGCACACAGCATACACTCTTCAATTAGCTTATGAGCTTCATTGCGCTCTGTTGGAATGATCCGCTCAATTTTACGGTTTTCACCAAAAACAATTTGTGTTTCTGTCGTTTCAAAATCAATCGCCCCCCGTTTTTCTCGGGTTTCACGCAGCACATGATAAAGGCCAAATAAATTATTCAAATGCGGCAACAGTGGTGCAAACTGTTTACCCAATGACCTCCCTTCCTGGCTGTGGGCCTGAGTCAACATTTTATTAACCTGGTTATACGTGAGTCGGGCATGAGAGTGAATCACAGCCTCATAAAAACAATAACCACTGAGTTTACCTTTGGCGCTTACAGTCATTTCACAAACCATTGCCAACCGATCAACTTTTGGGTTTAACGAGCACAAGCCATTGGACAACACCTCTGGCAACATAGGTACTACATGCTCTGGAAAATAAACTGAGTTGCCTCGTAAAAATGCTTCTTTATCTAGCGCCCCATCTACTTTTACATAGTGAGATACATCTGCAATTGCAACGTATAGCCGCCAGCCTCCACCGCGCTTGACCTCACAATAAACTGCATCATCAAAGTCTTTGGCATCCTCACCATCAATGGTAACAAAAGGCAGCTGCCGTAAGTCATGACGGGCTTTTTTATCTGCTTCATCAACATGATCAGTAAACTGCTGAGTTTCTGTCAGCACCGGTTCTGGCCATTGATGGGGAATATTAT
It encodes:
- the dnaB gene encoding replicative DNA helicase, whose product is MDQGPTLETEQAEQTALSLRESPHSMEAEQSVIGGLLLDNNAWDSVSDRITSADFYHRPHRDIFRIIASSVAAGKPFDPVTIVEELTQLDQLEGSGGLAYLTDLAQNTPSTANIRAYADIVYERSILRRLIKVSQGIADRAYNPNGSSSSEILDEAEREVFQIAEDRPKDGGPVGVKELLNKAIDRIDELFNAGDSLTGITTGFNDLDDMTAGLQPSDMVIVAGRPSMGKTTFAMNLVENALLNSDKAVLVFSLEMPAEQLMMRMLSSLGRIDQTKVRTGKLEEDDWPKLAAAVNMINEKKLFVDDTAGISPTEMRSRARRIVREHGDIGLVMVDYLQLMQVPGNNEGRTNEISEISRSLKALAKEFNTPVVALSQLNRSLEQRPNKRPVNSDLRESGAIEQDADVIMFVYRDEVYNPDTEQKGVAEIIIGKQRNGPIGAVKLAFIGKYTRFENLAPGAYEGFE
- the rplI gene encoding 50S ribosomal protein L9, encoding MEVILLEKIANLGNLGDKVSVKPGYGRNFLIPFNKAVPATKSNVAEFEARRAELEKAAAENLAAAQKRAEVIGELELTLTAKAGDEGKLFGSIGTRDLAEAISAAGVEVSKSEIRLPEGPLRHIGEFDVNIHLHTDVDATLKVTVEAE
- the rpsR gene encoding 30S ribosomal protein S18; amino-acid sequence: MARFFRRRKFCRFTAEGVKEIDYKDTNTLKAYVSETGKIVPSRITGTKAKYQRQLATAVKRARYIALLPYTDRH
- the rpsF gene encoding 30S ribosomal protein S6: MRHYEIVFLVHPDQSEQVGAMVDRYTKLIEQGEGKIHRLEDWGRRQLAYPIQKVHKAHYVMMNVECGNEALDELQNSFRFNDAVIRHMVVRRNEAITEPSIIMKPEDTREQRRDDQAKADIEEADQAED
- a CDS encoding D-2-hydroxyacid dehydrogenase, whose product is MKGIILDVASLAPDDLNLQPITRQLEEWQSYGQTTAQQLNERLVGAEIVLTNKVAMTEAVLVENPQIKYIGVLATGTNNVDLATAKARQIVVSNVRGYGTHSVAQHTLGLILNLATRQPDYLAAVKQGQWQQSEHFCLLNQPILELAGKTCLIVGLGELGQAVAKLVKALGMKVIAATFEGHQSQSVQGVERLPFEAALPQADVISLHCPLSEQTEHLFNRHTLRLVKPGALLINTARGGLIEEQALVDALHAGWLGGAALDVVSEEPPPVDHPLFQSSIPNLYITPHNAWGTQAARQTLVNMAGENLAAFLSGKPINQVC
- the rlmB gene encoding 23S rRNA (guanosine(2251)-2'-O)-methyltransferase RlmB, with amino-acid sequence MSKPDWVIGVHAVQALLEQHPEQVIELNVQQAKKLPDRLVKLTELAHQYGVRVSYPDKTFFRDIAGVHQGVLAKVKPITAAGEKELTSFLQGLSHDPLLLILDGVTDPHNLGACLRTADAAGVDAVIIPKDKSAGLNTTVRKVACGAAEAIPLFSVTNLARTLKQIQELGIWIVGTAGESEQTVYDIELGGSIALVMGAEGKGMRRLTREHCDYLVNIPMAGTVSSLNVSVATGVCLFEAVRQRQLKQKPTVE
- the rnr gene encoding ribonuclease R; amino-acid sequence: MPEWWKEKDPQAAEEAEKYANPIPSRELIMELLEERGAPASHAAICKALDLTSDEHKEALRRRLRAMQRDGQLLQTRRGAFGLASKMDLVQGLVMGHRDGYGFLIPQDGSDDLFLSAKQMRQVLDGDRVMARVASVDRKGKREGVIVEVLERNTQQLVGRYFTESGVSFVVPDNKRVSVDIQIEPGPLQAVHGQYVIVELVEQPSLHRQPIGIVKEVLGDHMAPGMEIDVAIRAHNIPHQWPEPVLTETQQFTDHVDEADKKARHDLRQLPFVTIDGEDAKDFDDAVYCEVKRGGGWRLYVAIADVSHYVKVDGALDKEAFLRGNSVYFPEHVVPMLPEVLSNGLCSLNPKVDRLAMVCEMTVSAKGKLSGYCFYEAVIHSHARLTYNQVNKMLTQAHSQEGRSLGKQFAPLLPHLNNLFGLYHVLRETREKRGAIDFETTETQIVFGENRKIERIIPTERNEAHKLIEECMLCANVATARFLEKHQLPALYRVHEGPKSEKLLNLKSFLGELGLTLKSNKPKPADYQDLMGQIADRPDAHIIQTMLLRSLSQAVYQPENKGHFGLAYKAYTHFTSPIRRYPDLLVHRAIRHVIRSNKESVNVKRAKGARVIAKKNILPYQPADMMALGEHCSMTERRADDATRDVVDWLKCEFIQGHIGETYSGVISAVTGFGIFVELTDFYIEGLVHISNLPGDYYHFDPAHQRLRGERTGVTYRLGDPITVTVARVNLDDKKIDFEVAEFTPSKRKGKHKGKRKEAKSADKSRKKTTKRKSLSRGSAEKAQSGKKKRKAVKADSEKNVKRKNKPKHKNKKSSNQETLGQAVTPNSGAKTPRKRPAKRKSVS